The following proteins are encoded in a genomic region of Hymenobacter siberiensis:
- a CDS encoding AI-2E family transporter: MSQHVFVRRVGITVGIALAVLLITGLLGTAFAVLLRVLAALLIALPLRAGAEWLHRRTKLPNGLALAVVALLVLGLLGTMGWLFSARIGEQASQMREQLPEAYRSFQERIAGTRWGEWLSQENLSYKKILGGGSEWLGRATGIFSTTIGVLADVYVVVFLALFIAIQPKLYRAGIVMLVPKAGRDRANEVLDKVSSTLIKWFLGQLFSMTMVGVLTALGLWALGMPLVGALALFAGLVTFIPNLGPLVAMVPAILLAFFNGGPQEALYIVLLYLGVQAVESNILTPLAQKSLISMPPALIFIAQLVIGSYAGIFGLILATPIMAILIVLTKMMYVQDILGDNSVKV, translated from the coding sequence TTGTCGCAGCATGTTTTTGTGCGCCGCGTGGGCATTACGGTCGGCATTGCCCTGGCGGTGCTGCTGATAACGGGATTGCTGGGCACGGCCTTCGCCGTATTGCTGCGGGTGCTGGCGGCGCTGCTCATTGCGCTGCCGCTGCGGGCCGGCGCCGAGTGGCTGCACCGCCGCACCAAGCTACCAAATGGCCTGGCGCTGGCGGTGGTAGCATTGCTGGTGCTGGGCCTGCTGGGCACCATGGGCTGGCTGTTCTCAGCCCGGATTGGCGAGCAGGCCAGCCAGATGCGCGAGCAGCTGCCGGAGGCTTATCGCAGCTTTCAGGAGCGCATTGCGGGCACCCGCTGGGGCGAATGGCTGTCGCAGGAAAACCTGAGCTACAAGAAGATTCTGGGGGGTGGCTCGGAGTGGCTGGGCCGGGCCACGGGCATCTTTTCGACTACTATCGGTGTGCTGGCTGATGTGTATGTGGTGGTATTTCTGGCGCTGTTCATTGCCATTCAGCCCAAGCTGTACCGGGCCGGCATCGTGATGCTGGTGCCCAAAGCCGGCCGCGACCGGGCCAACGAAGTGCTGGATAAAGTGAGCTCAACGCTCATTAAATGGTTTCTGGGGCAGCTTTTTTCGATGACGATGGTGGGCGTGCTCACCGCCCTGGGGCTGTGGGCGCTGGGCATGCCGCTGGTGGGCGCGCTGGCGCTGTTTGCCGGCCTCGTCACCTTCATTCCCAACTTGGGGCCACTGGTGGCTATGGTTCCGGCTATTTTGCTGGCTTTCTTTAATGGCGGCCCGCAGGAAGCTCTTTATATTGTGCTGCTCTACCTGGGCGTGCAGGCTGTAGAGAGCAATATTCTCACGCCGCTGGCTCAGAAAAGCTTAATTTCGATGCCGCCCGCCCTCATCTTTATTGCGCAGTTGGTTATCGGCTCCTATGCGGGCATTTTTGGGCTGATTTTGGCCACGCCCATCATGGCCATCCTCATTGTACTCACTAAAATGATGTATGTGCAGGACATATTGGGTGATAACTCGGTTAAAGTATGA
- a CDS encoding chloride channel protein, with protein sequence MPHHAVHRLLRPLLLWRARHISERMYMLILSMLVGAAAGLAAVVLKNSVHWAQEMLRMGISEPNRVFALSVYPVIGIALTVLFTKLFLGGQLGRGIAPIIYNTAREGSVVPRSKLYSQLVTAFFTVTFGGSAGTEAPISVTGAAIGSNAGRILHLDRRRRRLLTGCGAAAGVAAIFNSPIAGVLFAVETILLELPAQYFIPLLISSATATVISKALYEGQPFVLITTSWPVDAVPFYVLLGLFTAFFSVYMIRTYHWFDRFFERWPGLNWRKVLVAGSALGGLIFLFPTLYGEGYNTVELLLRGHADQITDGSIFSVYQDNNPWLLLVLVLFSMMLKVVATSITVGGGGNGGMFGSSLFAGALAGFFFARLINLSGLVHIPEVHFVVLGMAGTLAGVIHAPLTAIFLIAEITGGYALFVPLMVVTSSSYLITKYFEPYSVYTRKLTLKGVDVYANRDRGLLAQLDPRKLLETDFVPVRPKTTLGELVDIFRHSSRNLFPVVAAGGRLLGVVSLDSVRDALFDDAHYGTTSVRELMKPAPAVVGPNDDLEHTLSLLDRHGAWALPVCEEDGRYLGFILKSAILARYRKQLIQESEA encoded by the coding sequence ATGCCCCATCACGCCGTTCACCGCTTGCTGCGCCCGCTATTGCTTTGGCGGGCACGCCACATCAGTGAGCGGATGTATATGCTCATTCTGAGCATGTTGGTGGGTGCGGCGGCGGGCCTCGCGGCAGTGGTACTGAAAAACTCGGTTCACTGGGCCCAGGAGATGCTGCGCATGGGTATTTCGGAGCCCAACCGGGTATTTGCGCTTTCGGTGTACCCGGTTATCGGCATTGCGCTCACGGTTCTTTTCACCAAGCTGTTTCTGGGCGGGCAGCTGGGGCGCGGCATTGCCCCCATCATCTACAACACCGCCCGGGAAGGCAGCGTGGTCCCGCGCTCCAAGCTGTATTCGCAGCTGGTGACGGCCTTTTTTACGGTCACGTTTGGGGGCTCGGCCGGCACCGAGGCCCCAATTTCGGTTACGGGCGCGGCCATTGGCTCCAACGCGGGGCGGATACTGCACCTGGACCGGCGGCGGCGGCGGCTGCTCACGGGCTGCGGGGCGGCGGCGGGCGTGGCGGCCATCTTCAACTCGCCCATCGCGGGGGTGCTGTTTGCGGTCGAAACCATTTTGCTGGAGCTGCCGGCGCAGTATTTCATTCCGCTGCTGATTTCGTCGGCCACGGCCACGGTGATTTCGAAAGCCCTGTACGAAGGCCAGCCATTCGTGCTCATCACCACCAGCTGGCCGGTCGATGCGGTGCCGTTTTACGTGCTGCTGGGGCTGTTCACGGCCTTCTTTTCAGTGTATATGATTCGGACCTACCACTGGTTCGACCGCTTTTTTGAGCGTTGGCCGGGCCTGAACTGGCGCAAGGTACTCGTGGCGGGCAGTGCGCTGGGCGGGCTTATTTTCCTGTTTCCAACGCTGTATGGCGAGGGTTACAACACGGTGGAGCTGCTGCTGCGCGGCCACGCCGACCAAATCACGGATGGCAGTATATTCTCTGTTTATCAGGATAATAACCCCTGGCTGCTGCTAGTACTGGTGCTGTTCAGCATGATGCTGAAGGTGGTAGCCACGAGCATTACGGTGGGCGGCGGCGGCAACGGCGGCATGTTCGGCTCGTCGCTGTTTGCGGGGGCACTGGCGGGGTTTTTCTTTGCCCGGCTCATCAATTTGAGCGGGCTGGTACACATTCCGGAGGTGCATTTTGTGGTGTTGGGCATGGCGGGTACGCTGGCGGGCGTGATTCATGCGCCGCTCACGGCCATTTTTCTCATTGCCGAGATTACCGGCGGCTACGCGCTGTTTGTGCCCCTGATGGTGGTTACCAGCAGCTCCTACCTGATTACCAAATACTTCGAGCCGTATTCGGTGTATACGCGCAAGCTCACGCTGAAGGGCGTGGACGTATATGCCAACCGCGACCGCGGCCTGCTGGCCCAGCTGGACCCGCGCAAGCTGCTCGAAACCGATTTTGTGCCCGTGCGGCCCAAAACGACGCTGGGCGAGCTGGTGGATATTTTCCGCCATTCGTCGCGCAATTTGTTTCCGGTGGTGGCAGCCGGGGGGCGGCTGCTGGGCGTGGTCAGCCTCGATTCGGTGCGCGATGCGCTCTTTGATGATGCCCACTACGGCACCACCAGTGTGCGCGAGCTGATGAAGCCCGCCCCGGCCGTAGTAGGCCCCAATGATGACCTGGAACACACCCTCAGCCTGCTCGACCGCCACGGGGCGTGGGCCCTGCCGGTTTGTGAGGAGGACGGCCGCTACCTGGGCTTCATTCTGAAATCGGCTATTCTGGCGCGCTACCGCAAGCAGCTGATTCAGGAAAGTGAGGCTTGA
- a CDS encoding TetR/AcrR family transcriptional regulator: MTSHSKIEQTALQLFGERGYDNTSTLLIAKTAGVSEALLFKYFLSKEKLFEYLIKQGFQRIVEANRGILAEKDPRALIEKTIDLPYKLVHDEPDFWKVQDKEFSKPLVQKYFQRFMSPIDSLLKQAFVQLGTDDPEMMTLRLLLLIQSLWRNLLYEHDESLLRVGEHLKNTYVQGLPLPK, from the coding sequence ATGACCAGTCATTCTAAAATCGAACAAACGGCCCTGCAGCTCTTCGGTGAGCGCGGGTACGACAATACCTCTACCCTGCTCATCGCAAAGACGGCCGGGGTTTCCGAAGCCTTGTTGTTCAAGTATTTCCTGAGCAAAGAGAAGCTTTTTGAGTACCTGATTAAACAGGGCTTCCAGCGCATTGTGGAAGCCAACCGGGGCATTCTCGCCGAGAAAGACCCCCGGGCGCTGATTGAGAAGACCATCGACCTGCCCTACAAGTTGGTGCACGACGAGCCCGATTTCTGGAAAGTGCAGGACAAGGAGTTTAGCAAGCCACTGGTACAGAAGTACTTTCAGCGATTCATGAGCCCCATTGATAGCCTCCTGAAACAGGCCTTTGTACAGCTGGGTACTGATGACCCGGAAATGATGACGCTGCGGCTGCTGCTGCTTATCCAGAGCCTGTGGCGCAACCTGCTGTATGAGCACGATGAAAGCCTGCTGCGCGTGGGTGAACACCTCAAAAACACGTATGTGCAGGGACTGCCGCTACCCAAATAA
- the paaA gene encoding 1,2-phenylacetyl-CoA epoxidase subunit PaaA: MENPTQHLTPEEQFQARIDADVRIEPKDWMPDAYRKTLIRQISQHAHSELVGMLPEGNWITRAPSLKRKSILLSKVQDEAGHGLYLYSAAETLGTTRDQMLADLHSGKAKYSSIFNYPTLSWADMGCVGWLVDGAAILNQVPLCRTSYGPYARAMVRVCKEESFHQRQGFEIMQTLCEGAPEQKAMAQEALNRWWWPTLMMFGPKDEDSPNTAQSMNWRIKRFTNDELRQKFVDMMVPQAEFLGLTVPDEKVQWNEVRQAYDYGEVNWDEFWAVVKGNGLCNRDRLGARVKAHEEGAWVREAAMAHAAKRAERELVAA; encoded by the coding sequence ATGGAAAATCCCACCCAGCACCTTACCCCCGAAGAACAGTTCCAGGCCCGCATTGATGCCGACGTGCGCATCGAGCCCAAGGACTGGATGCCCGATGCCTACCGCAAGACGCTGATTCGGCAGATTTCGCAACATGCTCATTCGGAGTTGGTTGGGATGCTGCCCGAGGGCAACTGGATTACGCGGGCCCCTTCGCTCAAGCGCAAGTCCATTCTGCTATCCAAGGTGCAGGATGAGGCGGGCCACGGCCTGTACCTCTACAGCGCGGCCGAAACGCTGGGCACCACCCGCGACCAGATGCTGGCCGACCTGCATTCGGGTAAAGCCAAGTATTCCAGCATTTTCAACTACCCAACGCTGAGCTGGGCCGACATGGGCTGCGTGGGCTGGCTGGTAGACGGTGCCGCCATTTTGAACCAGGTACCGCTGTGCCGCACATCCTACGGCCCCTATGCCCGGGCCATGGTGCGCGTGTGCAAGGAGGAAAGCTTCCACCAGCGCCAGGGCTTCGAGATAATGCAGACGCTGTGCGAAGGCGCACCCGAGCAGAAAGCCATGGCCCAGGAAGCCCTGAACCGTTGGTGGTGGCCCACGCTGATGATGTTCGGCCCCAAAGACGAGGACTCGCCCAACACGGCCCAGAGCATGAACTGGCGCATCAAGCGCTTCACCAACGACGAGCTGCGCCAGAAATTCGTGGATATGATGGTGCCCCAGGCCGAATTCCTGGGCCTGACTGTGCCCGACGAAAAAGTGCAGTGGAACGAAGTCCGCCAGGCCTATGACTACGGCGAGGTGAACTGGGACGAGTTCTGGGCGGTGGTGAAAGGCAACGGCCTGTGCAACCGCGACCGCCTCGGGGCCCGCGTGAAGGCCCACGAGGAAGGTGCCTGGGTGCGCGAGGCCGCCATGGCGCACGCGGCCAAGCGCGCTGAGCGAGAGTTGGTAGCGGCGTAG
- a CDS encoding 2Fe-2S iron-sulfur cluster-binding protein, producing MSRFHKVKIKRIQRETPDSVVVSLDMPAELRETFAFTQGQYLTFRREHNGEELRRSYSICSSPLEGEWQVAIKKVPQGRFSSLAVDVLRVGEELDVMPPAGHFHTSLHPEQVKNYLFFAAGSGITPVFSIIKTVLLTESGSQVTLVYGNRGRNSIIFKEGIEGLKNRFLNRLSVYHVLSREQGESDLLFGRIDQAKAAQFLDKIVPASQVDECFICGPEDMINGVRAALTEAGVTLDKIHFEMFGSANAGAAGAPKPKLPPVGEDDKHSRVTVQLDGNTRVLEMSYYGNTILDALLETGVDAPYSCKNGMCSTCRARVTAGKVEMDVNYSLSDTEIAKGYVLTCQARPTTETVAVDFDQ from the coding sequence ATGAGCCGCTTCCATAAAGTAAAAATCAAGCGCATTCAGCGGGAAACCCCGGACAGCGTAGTGGTATCGTTGGACATGCCGGCGGAACTGCGCGAGACGTTTGCGTTCACGCAGGGGCAGTACCTCACGTTTCGGCGCGAGCACAATGGCGAGGAGCTGCGGCGCTCGTATTCCATTTGCAGCAGCCCGCTGGAAGGCGAGTGGCAGGTGGCCATCAAGAAGGTGCCGCAGGGGCGGTTTTCGTCGTTGGCCGTGGATGTCTTGCGCGTGGGCGAGGAGCTGGACGTGATGCCGCCCGCCGGCCACTTTCACACTTCTTTACATCCGGAGCAGGTCAAAAACTACCTGTTTTTTGCGGCCGGCAGCGGCATTACGCCGGTGTTCAGCATCATCAAAACCGTGTTGCTCACTGAGTCGGGCAGCCAGGTTACGCTGGTGTACGGCAACCGGGGCCGCAATTCCATCATTTTTAAGGAAGGCATCGAAGGGCTGAAAAACCGGTTCCTGAACCGGCTCAGCGTGTACCATGTGCTGAGCCGTGAGCAGGGCGAATCGGACCTGTTGTTCGGCCGCATCGACCAGGCCAAGGCCGCGCAGTTTCTGGACAAGATTGTGCCCGCCAGCCAGGTTGACGAGTGCTTCATCTGCGGGCCGGAGGATATGATAAACGGCGTGCGTGCCGCCCTCACCGAGGCCGGCGTGACGCTGGATAAGATTCACTTCGAGATGTTTGGCTCGGCCAATGCCGGGGCCGCCGGGGCGCCCAAGCCCAAGCTGCCGCCCGTGGGCGAAGACGACAAGCATAGCCGCGTAACGGTGCAGCTCGACGGCAATACCCGCGTGCTGGAGATGTCGTACTACGGCAATACCATCCTCGATGCGCTGCTGGAAACCGGCGTGGATGCGCCGTATTCCTGCAAAAACGGCATGTGCAGCACCTGCCGCGCCCGCGTGACGGCCGGCAAGGTAGAAATGGACGTAAACTACTCCCTGTCGGATACAGAAATAGCCAAAGGCTACGTGCTGACCTGCCAGGCCCGCCCCACCACCGAAACGGTAGCGGTGGACTTCGACCAGTAG
- a CDS encoding diadenylate cyclase, with protein MWEHQSLFRVSAQLFAEGVFNLLDRNLRPEVFLLGFASAKEGDEPDSVVLEPVSVRYSPADFRDVKSNATALEANKGPQGSVYHLHPNDHDRFEKQHWYELMCQATESILQNINTSRHESRRSFCSTPVSLQGYLVTVVLQMSADCYDNYYALPKPGAGRPANLPHAAVLEFLHDCTRALREADTADNDQPVLDRDYNEVLRSAGRRLMLRVAPAGTHGLYDACNGVAALRHEGDEGIGTMLVSRRQHPAVVPVLTLETPVPMRDHRSIRKLLELSEGYTALISDASHVFGLGQLVPESDSQFEPLVTVHFTNHYSWEVSHAGHVLMRVVSNTPRLPQGQVAAENFARIVRIVFPSLDHDSIGYLWDLAQQATKQPNGTILVITTGAVNEAKRLTRQSFRVVPRIMTPSVLRLVTNIDGAVLIEPNAMCHAIGVILDGLATERGDSSRGSRYNGALRYVSSSKYPVLAVVVSEDGWIDLLPS; from the coding sequence ATGTGGGAACACCAAAGTCTGTTTCGCGTTTCTGCCCAACTCTTTGCCGAGGGGGTTTTTAATCTCCTCGACCGCAATTTGCGGCCCGAGGTTTTCTTGCTGGGATTTGCCTCGGCCAAGGAAGGCGACGAGCCCGATTCCGTAGTGCTGGAGCCGGTTTCCGTGCGCTATTCGCCGGCCGATTTTCGGGACGTGAAATCCAATGCCACGGCCCTCGAAGCCAATAAAGGCCCGCAGGGCTCGGTGTACCACCTGCACCCCAACGACCACGACCGGTTTGAGAAGCAGCACTGGTACGAGCTGATGTGCCAGGCCACCGAAAGCATCCTGCAAAACATTAATACCAGCCGCCACGAAAGCCGCCGCTCGTTTTGCTCTACGCCGGTGAGCCTGCAGGGCTACCTCGTGACGGTGGTGCTGCAGATGTCGGCCGATTGCTACGATAATTACTACGCGCTGCCCAAGCCCGGCGCGGGCCGTCCCGCCAACCTGCCCCACGCGGCCGTGCTGGAATTTCTGCACGACTGCACCCGCGCCCTGCGCGAAGCCGACACCGCCGACAACGACCAGCCCGTCCTCGACCGCGATTACAACGAAGTGCTGCGCTCGGCCGGCCGCCGGCTGATGCTGCGCGTGGCCCCCGCCGGCACCCATGGCCTGTACGACGCCTGCAACGGCGTGGCCGCCCTGCGCCACGAGGGCGACGAAGGCATCGGGACCATGCTGGTGAGCCGCCGCCAGCACCCGGCCGTGGTGCCCGTGCTCACGCTGGAAACGCCCGTGCCCATGCGCGACCACCGCTCCATTCGCAAGCTGCTGGAACTGAGCGAAGGCTATACGGCCCTGATTTCGGATGCCTCGCACGTCTTTGGCCTGGGCCAGCTCGTGCCCGAGTCCGACTCGCAGTTTGAGCCGCTCGTGACGGTGCATTTCACCAACCACTACAGCTGGGAGGTGAGCCACGCCGGCCACGTGCTCATGCGCGTGGTGAGCAACACGCCCCGCCTGCCCCAGGGCCAGGTGGCGGCCGAAAACTTCGCCCGCATCGTGCGAATCGTATTTCCCAGCCTCGACCACGACAGCATTGGCTACCTCTGGGATTTGGCCCAGCAGGCCACCAAGCAGCCCAACGGTACCATCCTGGTTATCACCACCGGAGCGGTCAACGAGGCCAAACGCCTCACCCGCCAAAGCTTCCGCGTGGTGCCGCGCATCATGACGCCCTCCGTGCTGCGCCTCGTCACCAATATCGACGGGGCCGTGCTCATCGAGCCCAACGCTATGTGCCACGCCATCGGCGTCATCCTCGACGGCCTGGCCACCGAAAGAGGCGACTCCTCCCGGGGCTCGCGCTACAACGGGGCCCTGCGCTACGTGAGCAGCAGCAAATACCCCGTGCTGGCCGTGGTGGTGAGCGAGGATGGCTGGATTGATTTGCTACCGAGCTAG
- a CDS encoding TetR/AcrR family transcriptional regulator, translating into MSKKLNKRQIILDEAAKLFKLKGFGGTSMRDLAGEVGMEAASMYNHIKSKDEILEHLCFHVSDTYIAQLADVEQMSGSNGDKLKQLLRLHINLMLEDGAAVSVANNDWKYLTSGKLEQFKDARKQYEKGFAALIESGIAAGEFRPVNASVALFTILSAVRWVELWYRPGRGVTAQELEDDIMTILLNGLAKN; encoded by the coding sequence ATGAGCAAGAAACTGAACAAGCGCCAGATTATTCTGGACGAGGCCGCTAAGCTATTCAAGCTGAAAGGCTTCGGCGGTACGTCGATGCGTGACCTAGCGGGCGAAGTGGGCATGGAGGCAGCCAGCATGTACAACCACATCAAGTCGAAGGATGAGATTCTGGAGCACCTCTGCTTTCACGTTTCCGATACCTACATCGCGCAGCTGGCTGATGTGGAGCAGATGTCCGGCTCGAACGGCGACAAGCTGAAGCAGCTGTTGCGCCTGCACATCAACCTGATGCTGGAGGACGGCGCGGCCGTGTCGGTGGCCAACAACGACTGGAAATACCTGACCAGCGGCAAGCTGGAGCAATTTAAAGACGCCCGCAAGCAGTACGAGAAGGGCTTCGCGGCGCTGATTGAAAGCGGTATCGCCGCCGGCGAGTTTCGGCCCGTGAACGCCTCGGTGGCGTTGTTCACCATTTTGTCGGCGGTGCGGTGGGTGGAGCTATGGTACCGGCCGGGCCGGGGCGTCACGGCGCAGGAGCTGGAAGATGATATCATGACCATTCTGTTGAATGGCCTGGCAAAAAATTAA
- the paaB gene encoding 1,2-phenylacetyl-CoA epoxidase subunit PaaB, whose product MNQSEWPLWEVFIRSKQGLDHKHVGSLHAADAAMAIQNARDVYTRRQEGISIWVVESKHVHASNPDDAEAFFDPANDKVYRHPTFYQVPDSIKHM is encoded by the coding sequence ATGAATCAATCCGAATGGCCTCTGTGGGAGGTCTTTATCCGCAGCAAGCAGGGGCTTGACCACAAGCACGTTGGCAGCCTGCACGCGGCCGACGCCGCGATGGCCATCCAGAATGCCCGCGACGTGTACACGCGTCGGCAGGAAGGCATCAGTATTTGGGTGGTGGAGTCGAAGCACGTCCACGCCTCCAACCCGGATGATGCGGAAGCCTTCTTCGACCCGGCCAATGATAAAGTGTATCGACACCCCACTTTCTACCAGGTGCCGGATTCCATTAAACACATGTAA
- a CDS encoding IS701 family transposase has product MLTQTAYSEYLLSTPTNYTCTHLAAHLPDVSHDQVNRFLRMSTLPVNQLRELVQPLLHDSPEAFLLVDDSVQDKRYSRFIALAKRQYSGNVHGMVTGIGLVNLVHSSGEAGDFLPLDYRIYAPDQDEQTKNDHFLAMFDQVVAEGKLLARTILFDSWYAGSTNLKRIHRAGWTFFTTLKSNRLVSLAKESGYQGLTTLEPPPGGWSQGVEVRLKEVPFGVKLFKLVATNGDIEWVITNHLAAHLTREMVIEAVQVRWQVEEFHRSFKQLTGSEKCQCRKEMAQRNHLACCYLAWVSLRQHARRMGQTIYQAHQQQWAPYLRQLLQKPIIQALV; this is encoded by the coding sequence ATGCTGACCCAAACCGCTTACAGCGAGTACCTGCTCAGTACGCCCACGAACTACACCTGCACGCATTTGGCCGCCCATCTGCCCGATGTAAGCCACGACCAGGTGAATCGATTTTTGCGCATGAGCACACTGCCAGTCAATCAGTTGCGCGAATTAGTTCAGCCCTTGCTCCACGATTCGCCGGAGGCTTTTCTGCTCGTCGACGACAGCGTACAAGACAAACGCTACAGCCGCTTTATCGCCCTGGCCAAGCGGCAGTATTCGGGCAACGTGCACGGCATGGTCACCGGCATTGGGCTGGTCAATTTGGTGCATAGCAGCGGCGAAGCCGGGGATTTCCTCCCCCTGGATTACCGCATCTACGCGCCCGACCAAGACGAACAGACGAAAAACGACCATTTTCTGGCCATGTTTGACCAGGTTGTGGCGGAGGGCAAACTACTGGCACGCACCATTTTATTTGATTCCTGGTATGCGGGCAGCACGAATTTGAAACGCATTCATCGTGCCGGTTGGACGTTTTTCACGACCCTGAAAAGCAACCGGTTGGTGAGCCTGGCCAAAGAAAGCGGCTACCAAGGCCTGACTACGCTGGAGCCGCCGCCCGGCGGTTGGAGTCAGGGCGTGGAAGTGCGCCTGAAAGAAGTGCCCTTTGGCGTAAAACTCTTCAAGCTAGTGGCCACGAACGGCGACATTGAATGGGTTATTACCAACCACTTGGCTGCTCATCTGACCCGCGAAATGGTGATTGAAGCCGTGCAGGTGCGTTGGCAGGTCGAGGAGTTTCACCGCAGCTTCAAACAGTTGACGGGGTCAGAGAAGTGCCAGTGCCGAAAGGAGATGGCGCAACGCAACCACTTGGCCTGTTGTTACTTGGCCTGGGTATCGCTGCGTCAACACGCCCGCCGCATGGGGCAAACTATTTATCAGGCGCACCAACAGCAATGGGCACCCTACCTGCGGCAGCTGCTCCAAAAGCCAATCATTCAAGCACTTGTATAG
- a CDS encoding BaiN/RdsA family NAD(P)/FAD-dependent oxidoreductase, with product MFIFTFHSQLLILNSSPSIAIIGGGPAGLLAAQWLAGRGWKVQLFEAQGTVGRKFLVAGHGGFNLSNSEDAAHFAGRYGAASTRFGALLEHFSAADLRAWAADLGIETFVGTSGRIFPVAAHKPADLLRAWLGQLRELGVEINTRHRWLGFAGATGLRLRDESTRAGAGREFIIEPTATVLALGGASWAKTGSDGAWVPLLEEIGVPVVPFAPANCGAEVGWSSFFQEKVGRAPLKNIALRVNDGPAVRGELMLTDYGLEGTPVYALTPGVRAARAAGGPAVLHLNLKPDLPAATLLQKLRQPRGKASFPEFLKKTLHLGPPVPTLLREVAPEAAALHPEALAALLTAVPLHVAGLRPLDEAISTAGGVAFAAVDEHLMLRLRPGTFVAGEMLDWEAPTGGYLLQGCFSTGAWVARGVALRLMKNEDDNLPYS from the coding sequence TTGTTTATTTTCACCTTTCACTCTCAACTCCTCATTCTTAATTCTTCACCAAGCATCGCGATAATCGGTGGCGGCCCGGCGGGCTTGCTGGCTGCTCAGTGGCTGGCCGGGCGCGGCTGGAAAGTGCAGCTTTTTGAAGCGCAGGGCACCGTGGGGCGCAAGTTTCTGGTGGCGGGGCACGGCGGCTTCAACCTAAGCAATTCGGAAGATGCCGCGCATTTTGCTGGGCGCTACGGGGCCGCAAGCACCCGCTTCGGGGCGCTGCTGGAGCACTTCTCGGCGGCTGATTTGCGGGCCTGGGCCGCTGACTTGGGCATTGAAACCTTTGTGGGTACCAGCGGGCGCATCTTTCCGGTAGCGGCGCACAAGCCCGCCGATTTGCTGCGGGCCTGGCTGGGGCAGCTGCGCGAGCTGGGCGTTGAAATCAATACCCGCCACCGCTGGCTAGGCTTTGCGGGCGCTACCGGCCTGCGCCTGCGCGATGAAAGTACCCGAGCCGGGGCCGGCCGCGAATTCATCATCGAGCCCACGGCTACGGTATTGGCGCTGGGCGGCGCAAGCTGGGCCAAAACTGGCTCCGACGGCGCGTGGGTACCGCTGCTGGAGGAAATTGGGGTGCCGGTAGTGCCCTTCGCGCCGGCCAACTGCGGCGCGGAAGTAGGCTGGTCGTCCTTCTTCCAGGAAAAAGTAGGCCGGGCACCGCTCAAAAACATTGCCCTGCGTGTGAACGACGGCCCGGCCGTGCGCGGCGAGCTCATGCTCACCGACTACGGCTTGGAAGGCACGCCGGTGTACGCCCTCACTCCCGGGGTGCGGGCCGCCCGGGCGGCGGGCGGGCCGGCCGTGCTGCACCTCAACCTCAAACCCGACCTCCCCGCTGCCACGCTCCTGCAAAAGCTGCGGCAGCCGCGCGGCAAAGCCTCCTTCCCGGAGTTTTTGAAGAAAACGCTGCACCTGGGGCCACCCGTGCCCACGCTGCTGCGCGAGGTAGCCCCCGAGGCGGCGGCTTTGCATCCGGAAGCGTTGGCGGCCTTGCTCACGGCGGTGCCGCTACACGTTGCCGGTCTGCGGCCCCTAGATGAGGCTATTTCTACGGCAGGCGGCGTCGCCTTCGCGGCCGTAGACGAGCACCTGATGCTGCGGCTGCGGCCCGGCACCTTCGTGGCCGGCGAAATGCTGGACTGGGAGGCACCGACTGGCGGCTACCTGCTGCAGGGCTGCTTCAGTACCGGGGCGTGGGTGGCGCGTGGAGTGGCGTTGCGCTTAATGAAGAATGAGGATGATAACCTTCCTTATTCCTGA